A window of the Streptomyces sp. NBC_01351 genome harbors these coding sequences:
- a CDS encoding peptidylprolyl isomerase, producing MPLLRATTGTVLAAGLLTVPSAAAAPAPGSCTYKPAGTASKKVDLPTTDVRGLQPYTATLNLNSGAVSFDALTRDAPCTANAFQSLAAQHYFDGTPCHRLTTGGIFVLQCGDPSGTGTGGPGYRYPDENLSDVTVAGGTYPAGTVAMANAGPGTNGSQFFLVYKDSPLPPNYTPFGRITSGLGVLDKIAETGVAGGGQDGKPRNEVVLRTVRISPGRAQN from the coding sequence GTGCCCCTGCTTCGAGCCACGACAGGTACCGTTCTCGCCGCCGGCCTGCTGACGGTTCCTTCCGCGGCCGCCGCCCCCGCACCCGGCAGCTGCACCTACAAACCGGCGGGTACGGCGAGCAAGAAGGTGGACCTGCCGACCACCGATGTCAGGGGGCTGCAGCCGTACACGGCGACGCTCAACCTCAACTCCGGCGCGGTCTCCTTTGACGCACTGACCAGGGATGCCCCCTGCACGGCCAACGCCTTCCAGAGCCTGGCCGCCCAGCACTACTTCGACGGGACGCCGTGCCATCGGCTGACAACGGGGGGCATCTTCGTCCTGCAGTGCGGGGACCCGAGCGGCACCGGAACCGGCGGACCGGGCTACCGGTACCCCGACGAGAACCTGAGTGATGTCACCGTCGCGGGCGGCACCTACCCTGCCGGGACCGTCGCGATGGCCAACGCGGGACCCGGCACCAACGGCAGCCAGTTCTTCCTCGTCTACAAGGACAGCCCCCTGCCCCCGAACTACACACCCTTCGGCCGCATCACCTCCGGCCTAGGCGTCCTGGACAAGATCGCTGAGACCGGAGTGGCAGGCGGCGGCCAGGACGGGAAGCCAAGGAACGAGGTGGTCCTCCGTACCGTGCGCATCTCACCTGGCCGGGCGCAGAACTGA
- a CDS encoding SMI1/KNR4 family protein, translating into MISGDALLKRLRALAARVPFDLAVQAGATAADFDRWPVPVPAEARELLGRLGGFAVPPVEFTLTGHPRQAGDHGLPHPHWLVTDDGGGGVTWVDIEADGRWGQVLMQYREGGLHVEADSLTHWLDRLIGTAEELVDETGFEEGVQPYADDFWDLLQLDGPDLPLHPAAELRGSPDPVVARLAERVPGGALIADLRGVLPGSRARFDRALRRYRLDRAVGGPVFAAVPSDD; encoded by the coding sequence GTGATCTCCGGTGATGCCCTCCTGAAGCGGCTGCGGGCACTGGCCGCCCGAGTCCCGTTCGACCTCGCGGTACAAGCCGGCGCCACGGCCGCCGACTTCGACCGCTGGCCCGTCCCCGTGCCGGCCGAGGCCCGCGAACTGCTGGGCCGGCTCGGCGGCTTCGCCGTACCGCCGGTGGAGTTCACACTGACCGGCCACCCCCGCCAGGCCGGCGACCACGGCCTCCCGCACCCCCACTGGCTGGTCACCGACGACGGAGGCGGCGGCGTCACCTGGGTCGACATCGAGGCCGACGGTCGGTGGGGCCAGGTGCTGATGCAGTACCGCGAGGGCGGCCTCCACGTGGAGGCCGACTCGCTGACGCACTGGCTCGACCGGCTCATCGGCACGGCGGAGGAACTGGTCGACGAGACCGGCTTCGAGGAGGGCGTCCAGCCGTATGCCGACGATTTCTGGGACCTCCTGCAGCTCGACGGCCCCGACCTGCCGCTGCACCCCGCAGCCGAACTCCGTGGCAGTCCGGACCCGGTGGTCGCCCGCCTCGCCGAGCGCGTGCCGGGCGGCGCGCTGATCGCCGACCTCCGCGGAGTCCTGCCGGGCAGCCGCGCCCGCTTCGACCGGGCGCTCAGGCGCTACCGCCTGGACCGGGCTGTCGGTGGCCCGGTGTTCGCCGCCGTTCCCAGCGACGACTGA
- a CDS encoding pyroglutamyl peptidase codes for MMLLRRAASAAALLLTALPIAVTSPAHAADGASSCRHAASAPLDAEQARLADARTTALVERAGFADFVRRLPAALCTTRSAAEAERLLDSWGQALWQASVRRAQGQRHGDLAPGDDRPLYWARLSMTAVLARWQPEFTIDRAALRARFEDASRGLTDNDFRPAPGVRRIFISGFDPFGLDAEIRRANPSGSAALQLNGRRVVLADGSPAEIRAVVLPVRYADFDAGMVERAFAPRLAAAGHAPADIITTVSQGYPGIFTLEDWAGRARSADPYPDNARALSGGTRERPVTAPGLGPGPEFIRTTLPADAVTAAVQTPYPVLLNTEVTEIPAGATTPVDRIDGPTPGSRAVAGGGGGYLSNEVAYRSNRLRAELAPHLPGGHLHTPVLTGLPADSRLLTGPEFERNESAITAEVRAVLEHAAVRR; via the coding sequence ATGATGCTCTTACGTCGTGCGGCATCAGCCGCCGCCCTCCTCCTCACCGCCCTGCCCATAGCGGTCACCTCGCCCGCGCACGCGGCCGACGGGGCGTCCTCCTGCCGCCATGCGGCCTCCGCACCGCTCGACGCCGAACAGGCACGGCTCGCGGACGCCCGTACCACCGCCCTGGTCGAGCGGGCCGGGTTCGCGGACTTCGTACGGCGCCTGCCCGCAGCCCTGTGTACGACGCGCAGCGCCGCCGAGGCCGAACGGCTCCTCGACTCCTGGGGTCAGGCCCTGTGGCAGGCCTCAGTACGACGGGCCCAGGGACAGCGGCACGGCGACCTCGCCCCCGGGGACGACCGGCCGCTGTACTGGGCGCGGCTCTCCATGACCGCCGTACTCGCCCGCTGGCAGCCGGAGTTCACCATCGACCGGGCGGCGCTCCGCGCCCGCTTCGAGGACGCCTCCCGCGGCCTGACCGACAACGACTTCCGGCCTGCGCCCGGCGTACGACGGATCTTCATCAGCGGGTTCGACCCCTTCGGCCTCGACGCGGAGATCCGCCGCGCCAACCCGTCCGGCTCGGCCGCCCTCCAGCTCAACGGGCGCCGTGTGGTCCTCGCCGACGGCAGTCCCGCCGAGATCCGCGCGGTCGTCCTGCCCGTACGCTACGCCGACTTCGACGCCGGCATGGTGGAGCGGGCGTTCGCCCCGCGCCTGGCGGCGGCCGGCCACGCCCCGGCCGACATCATCACCACCGTCAGCCAGGGCTACCCCGGCATCTTCACCCTGGAGGACTGGGCGGGGCGGGCACGGTCCGCCGACCCGTACCCCGACAACGCGCGCGCCCTCTCCGGCGGCACCCGCGAGCGTCCGGTGACGGCCCCCGGCCTCGGCCCGGGCCCGGAGTTCATCCGCACCACCCTGCCCGCCGACGCGGTGACCGCCGCCGTACAGACGCCCTACCCCGTCCTCCTCAACACCGAGGTCACCGAGATCCCGGCCGGTGCCACGACTCCCGTCGACCGGATTGACGGCCCGACACCGGGCTCACGGGCCGTGGCGGGCGGAGGGGGCGGCTACCTCTCCAACGAGGTCGCCTACCGATCCAACCGGCTGCGCGCCGAACTCGCCCCGCACCTGCCCGGCGGCCACCTCCACACCCCGGTGCTCACCGGCCTGCCGGCCGACTCCCGGCTGCTGACCGGTCCCGAGTTCGAACGGAACGAGAGCGCGATCACCGCGGAGGTCCGCGCCGTCCTCGAACACGCCGCCGTGCGGCGGTAG
- a CDS encoding VOC family protein, with the protein MAIQRMDNVGIVVEDMEAAIAFFVELGMELEGTAEIEGLFADQCTGLDGVRCDIAMVRTPDGHSRLELAKYRSPAAISAGPRNRPHNVLGTHRVMFAVDDIEDTVARLRPHGAELVGEIARFEDSHLLCYLRGPEGIIVGLAEQLR; encoded by the coding sequence ATGGCGATTCAGCGGATGGACAACGTCGGCATCGTCGTCGAGGACATGGAGGCCGCCATCGCGTTCTTCGTGGAACTCGGTATGGAGCTGGAGGGCACGGCGGAGATCGAGGGCCTCTTCGCCGACCAGTGCACGGGACTCGACGGCGTCCGCTGTGACATCGCGATGGTCCGGACCCCGGACGGTCACAGCCGACTCGAGCTGGCGAAGTACCGCAGCCCCGCGGCGATCAGTGCCGGGCCGCGCAACCGGCCGCACAACGTTCTGGGCACGCACCGCGTCATGTTCGCCGTCGACGACATCGAGGACACCGTTGCCCGCCTGCGCCCTCACGGTGCCGAACTCGTCGGCGAGATAGCCCGGTTCGAGGACAGCCATCTGCTCTGCTACCTCCGCGGCCCGGAGGGCATCATCGTCGGACTGGCCGAGCAGCTGCGCTGA
- a CDS encoding class I SAM-dependent methyltransferase, producing MEHLNKTRAGYDGVVELYASLFADRLEKEPFARAMIGTFAELVRGTGNLRAADVGCGPGHLTAMLHDLGLDAFGLDLSPAMVDHARRAHPALQFEEARMEALPVEDGALGGVLARYSMIHTPPGELPALLAEQARVLAPGGLLLASFFATDGSEPVCFDHKVTPAYSWPADRFAELLAGAGLVTFARLLHEPASERGFLDAHLLARLR from the coding sequence ATGGAGCACCTGAACAAGACCAGGGCGGGCTACGACGGGGTCGTCGAGCTGTATGCGTCGTTGTTTGCCGATCGGTTGGAAAAAGAGCCGTTCGCGCGTGCCATGATCGGCACCTTCGCCGAGCTGGTGCGCGGGACGGGGAACCTACGGGCGGCAGACGTCGGCTGCGGGCCCGGACATCTGACGGCCATGCTGCACGACCTGGGGCTGGACGCCTTCGGGCTCGACCTCTCCCCGGCCATGGTCGACCACGCCCGGCGGGCCCATCCGGCGCTGCAGTTCGAGGAGGCGCGGATGGAGGCCCTGCCGGTCGAGGACGGCGCGCTCGGCGGGGTGCTGGCCCGCTACTCGATGATCCACACCCCTCCTGGGGAACTACCCGCGCTGCTCGCCGAGCAGGCGCGTGTCCTGGCACCCGGGGGCCTGCTCCTGGCCTCGTTCTTCGCGACCGACGGATCAGAGCCTGTTTGCTTCGACCACAAGGTGACGCCCGCCTACAGCTGGCCCGCGGACCGGTTCGCCGAGCTGCTGGCCGGGGCCGGGCTCGTCACGTTCGCCCGACTGCTCCACGAGCCGGCCTCGGAGCGGGGCTTCCTCGACGCCCACTTGCTGGCCCGCCTCCGCTAG
- a CDS encoding RNA ligase family protein: MAADSGWSPYPKIPSRVRLGEARAAREWVALEKVHGANFAVVCDRAGARPAKRRELLGESGLDDFFGVGRIWPALAVAADRCAAALRRAYGTHPSAPVTVYGELAGGRYPHPDVPPTPGTEPVQTGVWYAPGLLWLPFDATVETAGGATRWVGDRTLRQAADAAGLYCAPLIARGTLAQVQERMPVFPTRVPALLGLPELPGNLAEGLVVKPAEEWGTPDGTGPAARPVAKFKHPAFAEDERFDGSRPYRPPAEGAAGVPGWLLRQVAALLTPARAAAAVSKLGPRTPAEEVAAEIARDAVEEAAEALGGLDDGLAPALERALHAGALALARFDAADRRAP, from the coding sequence ATGGCGGCTGACAGCGGTTGGTCGCCGTACCCCAAGATCCCCTCCCGGGTCCGGCTGGGCGAGGCGCGGGCGGCCCGGGAGTGGGTCGCGTTGGAGAAGGTGCACGGTGCGAACTTCGCCGTCGTGTGCGACAGGGCAGGGGCACGCCCGGCCAAGCGCCGTGAACTGCTCGGCGAGAGCGGGCTCGACGACTTCTTCGGCGTGGGACGGATCTGGCCGGCCCTGGCCGTCGCTGCGGACCGCTGCGCCGCCGCCCTGCGCCGCGCGTACGGTACCCATCCCTCGGCGCCGGTCACGGTCTACGGCGAACTGGCCGGCGGGCGCTACCCGCACCCGGACGTGCCGCCCACGCCGGGTACGGAGCCGGTGCAGACTGGCGTCTGGTACGCGCCGGGGCTGCTCTGGCTGCCGTTCGACGCCACGGTCGAGACGGCCGGGGGCGCCACCCGCTGGGTCGGCGATCGGACGCTGCGGCAGGCCGCCGACGCCGCGGGCCTGTACTGCGCCCCGCTCATCGCGCGCGGGACGCTCGCCCAAGTGCAGGAGCGGATGCCGGTGTTCCCGACCCGGGTGCCGGCCCTGCTGGGTCTGCCCGAACTGCCCGGCAACCTCGCGGAGGGGCTCGTCGTCAAGCCCGCAGAGGAGTGGGGGACCCCCGACGGCACCGGCCCTGCCGCGCGCCCGGTGGCCAAGTTCAAGCACCCCGCCTTCGCCGAGGACGAGCGCTTCGACGGCTCGCGCCCGTACCGGCCGCCGGCCGAAGGCGCGGCGGGGGTGCCCGGCTGGCTCCTCCGCCAAGTCGCCGCGCTGCTCACCCCGGCCCGGGCGGCGGCCGCCGTCAGCAAGCTGGGCCCGCGCACCCCGGCCGAGGAGGTCGCCGCCGAGATCGCCCGGGACGCGGTCGAGGAGGCCGCCGAGGCCCTCGGAGGCCTCGACGACGGCCTCGCCCCGGCCCTGGAGCGGGCGCTGCACGCCGGCGCGCTCGCACTCGCCCGCTTCGACGCAGCCGACCGCCGGGCCCCGTGA
- a CDS encoding response regulator transcription factor produces the protein MIRILVVDDQQLVRMGLRMLFEQAQDIEILGEADNGAEAVRLAEHLTPDVVLMDLRMPGMDGITATRRILTARPATRVVALTTFDDDDHLYPVLAAGACGFLVKDTPPAELVEAVRRAANGEAPFSRDVLDRLVAQALHTRSSSDTPTDIPVPAITPREREVLGLLGVGLSNKEIADRLHLGVTTVKTHVASLMAKTGRDNRIRLAVLAVLTGITPN, from the coding sequence GTGATCCGCATCCTCGTCGTCGACGACCAGCAGCTCGTCCGTATGGGACTGCGCATGCTCTTCGAGCAGGCGCAGGACATCGAGATCCTGGGCGAGGCGGACAACGGCGCGGAGGCGGTACGACTGGCGGAACACCTGACTCCCGACGTCGTCCTCATGGACTTGAGAATGCCCGGCATGGACGGCATCACGGCCACCCGCCGCATCCTGACCGCACGCCCTGCCACCCGGGTCGTCGCCCTCACCACGTTCGACGACGACGACCATCTGTATCCGGTGCTCGCGGCCGGAGCCTGCGGCTTCCTCGTCAAGGACACCCCACCTGCCGAACTCGTGGAGGCCGTGCGCCGGGCCGCCAACGGAGAGGCCCCCTTCAGCCGGGACGTCCTCGACCGCCTGGTCGCCCAGGCTCTCCACACCCGTTCCTCCTCGGACACTCCTACGGACATCCCGGTGCCTGCCATCACCCCGCGCGAGCGAGAGGTGCTCGGACTGCTCGGCGTGGGCCTGTCCAACAAGGAGATCGCCGACCGGCTGCATCTCGGGGTCACCACGGTGAAGACGCACGTGGCCAGCCTGATGGCGAAGACGGGCCGGGACAACCGGATCCGTCTCGCTGTTCTCGCCGTCCTCACCGGCATCACGCCGAACTGA
- a CDS encoding SigE family RNA polymerase sigma factor, protein MPGAVGDEEFAEFTRARWGPLGRFAYGLTLDVGRAEDLVQEALVRFWRVRGRVAVDRPEAYVRRTLVNLAVTAGRRRWWSERVLGRIAETSSHPESDPGYGSAQRDELRRALARLPARRRVVVVLRYVEDRSERQVAELLGCSVGSVKSQASRGLTALRGTPAFRAVPEAVSGVRLTREEAVG, encoded by the coding sequence ATGCCAGGTGCTGTAGGCGACGAGGAGTTCGCCGAGTTCACACGGGCCCGCTGGGGGCCTCTAGGGCGCTTCGCATACGGCCTGACGCTGGACGTCGGCCGTGCAGAGGACCTCGTGCAGGAAGCGCTGGTGCGCTTCTGGCGTGTGCGTGGCCGGGTGGCGGTCGATCGGCCGGAGGCGTACGTCCGCCGCACGCTCGTCAACCTGGCTGTGACGGCCGGGCGGCGCCGCTGGTGGAGCGAGCGGGTCCTCGGGCGTATCGCGGAGACCTCGAGTCATCCCGAGTCCGATCCCGGCTACGGCAGTGCCCAGCGCGACGAACTGCGCCGTGCTCTGGCGCGGTTGCCCGCACGCCGGCGCGTGGTCGTGGTGCTGCGCTACGTAGAGGACCGGTCGGAACGCCAGGTCGCGGAGTTGCTCGGCTGCTCGGTCGGCAGCGTCAAGTCACAGGCCTCGCGGGGGCTCACGGCACTTCGCGGAACGCCCGCGTTCCGGGCGGTTCCGGAGGCGGTGTCCGGTGTTCGTCTGACCCGAGAGGAGGCCGTGGGATGA
- a CDS encoding DUF6296 family protein — MGGDQEDRYELVFDRGEPGAQGTDIVVVTRTTQTGPGGHPVYADDTGIIRAEISDQGELRILPSGGRQDPTHPVLARRPAS; from the coding sequence GTGGGCGGTGACCAGGAGGATCGCTACGAGCTGGTGTTCGACAGGGGTGAACCCGGGGCTCAGGGAACGGACATCGTCGTCGTCACACGCACCACGCAGACGGGTCCGGGCGGCCATCCCGTCTATGCCGATGACACCGGGATCATCCGTGCCGAGATCAGCGACCAGGGCGAGCTCCGGATACTGCCCTCAGGGGGCCGGCAGGATCCGACCCACCCCGTTCTCGCGCGCCGCCCCGCGTCCTGA
- a CDS encoding DinB family protein: MTRIDDTPPAWDERSQLTTFLDYIRDTARAKCAGVSAENARKALLPGSPLMTLSGVINHLRWVEYYWFQVVFLGEEDHGPWTEEDPDREMRIAVDFPLAQLLDEYAEQSARYRELVAAAALDDRAERAVRNGLHVDLRWILLHLTEETARHNGHLDILREMLDGTTGD; the protein is encoded by the coding sequence ATGACCAGAATCGACGACACACCTCCCGCGTGGGACGAGCGCAGCCAGCTCACCACGTTCCTCGACTACATCCGTGATACCGCCCGCGCCAAATGCGCAGGCGTCTCCGCGGAGAACGCCCGCAAGGCGCTCCTGCCGGGCTCGCCGCTGATGACCCTGAGCGGCGTGATCAACCACCTCCGCTGGGTCGAGTACTACTGGTTCCAGGTGGTCTTCCTCGGCGAGGAGGACCACGGCCCCTGGACCGAGGAGGACCCGGACCGCGAGATGCGGATCGCCGTGGACTTCCCGCTCGCGCAGCTGCTCGACGAGTACGCGGAACAGAGCGCCCGCTACCGCGAACTGGTCGCTGCGGCGGCCCTGGACGACCGGGCCGAGCGCGCCGTCCGCAACGGCCTCCACGTCGACCTGCGCTGGATCCTCCTCCACCTCACCGAGGAGACGGCCCGCCACAACGGCCACCTGGACATCCTGCGCGAGATGCTCGACGGTACGACCGGAGACTAG
- a CDS encoding sensor histidine kinase has product MNRAWIEPAFDRRFAGLRILALAGVMVGYLLLLQRPSGARDWGLAAAGLVLCLAAGKWVFGALLAQSVLLVAAHTLGASIVPSLKVLAAVTLFELAVQQSGRRLAAGATGLALAVAVNRFEDLPGELLPVLYKMGIVAGLPLLLGAYVRVTRDAAVHARRHAEQQQLRAEQQLLAARAAERTTIARELHDLVAHHVSSMVLRVGVARHVTAATGTTDPRITEVLDDLHSSAGAALTDLRRLVAVLRAPDRTGPATGSLVEPGALPAALESVVEHSRQTGLTVTASVDPRVAWLDAVRGLAVLRLAQEGLANAAKHGGSGAHAELAVRVADDAVHVTIHDDGAGRGRPPASGPSGHGLIGMRERVDLLGGRLDAGPAAQGWRLTAELPAFAPDMEPQL; this is encoded by the coding sequence GTGAACAGAGCTTGGATCGAGCCCGCGTTCGACAGAAGATTCGCCGGCCTGCGGATCCTGGCGCTTGCCGGCGTCATGGTGGGCTATCTCCTGCTGCTGCAGCGGCCGTCCGGGGCACGGGACTGGGGCCTCGCCGCGGCCGGGCTCGTGCTGTGCCTGGCCGCGGGGAAATGGGTGTTCGGCGCGCTCCTGGCGCAGTCGGTCCTGCTCGTGGCCGCACACACGCTGGGCGCGAGCATCGTTCCTTCGTTGAAGGTACTGGCCGCCGTTACTCTCTTCGAGCTGGCGGTACAGCAGTCCGGACGCCGCCTCGCAGCCGGGGCGACGGGACTGGCACTTGCCGTCGCCGTGAACCGCTTCGAAGACCTGCCCGGCGAACTCCTGCCGGTGCTCTACAAGATGGGTATCGTCGCAGGCCTGCCGCTGCTCCTGGGCGCGTACGTACGCGTGACCCGCGACGCCGCGGTGCATGCCCGTCGACATGCGGAACAGCAGCAACTCCGTGCCGAACAACAGCTGCTGGCCGCCCGCGCGGCGGAGCGCACCACCATCGCGCGCGAATTGCACGACCTCGTGGCCCACCACGTCTCCTCCATGGTCCTGCGCGTCGGTGTTGCCCGGCATGTCACCGCAGCCACCGGCACCACCGACCCGCGGATCACCGAGGTCCTCGACGACCTGCACTCCAGCGCCGGCGCGGCACTGACCGATCTGCGGCGCCTGGTCGCCGTACTGCGAGCCCCGGACCGGACAGGTCCCGCCACCGGCTCCCTGGTCGAGCCCGGAGCTCTGCCGGCCGCTTTGGAGTCGGTGGTGGAACACAGCCGCCAGACCGGCCTGACCGTCACCGCTTCCGTGGATCCCCGCGTCGCGTGGCTCGACGCGGTACGTGGCCTCGCGGTCCTCCGCCTGGCCCAAGAGGGCCTGGCCAACGCGGCCAAACACGGCGGGTCCGGCGCACACGCCGAGCTGGCCGTGCGGGTGGCCGATGACGCCGTTCACGTGACGATCCACGACGACGGCGCCGGAAGGGGCCGGCCACCGGCCTCCGGCCCTTCCGGACACGGCTTGATCGGCATGCGTGAACGCGTGGACCTGCTCGGCGGCCGACTGGACGCGGGCCCCGCCGCTCAGGGCTGGCGGCTCACGGCCGAACTTCCCGCCTTCGCACCCGACATGGAGCCCCAGCTGTGA
- a CDS encoding methyltransferase domain-containing protein gives MRSGLGPTPGGRVLDLGCGAGHELVQLELDGMRAYGVDASATMLAASRVRLRSMGHPVRLVRADAQRLPFTDGWFDGCRIERVLQHVADPAAVLAEVHRILRPGGVIGILEPDWASLTLASRDGEAARAVADQVGGHIPHRDIGRHLRRLLAHAGFDEVHIEVELMVYSSVEELSRIVSLEHVTNLARAVGRIGHSRATALLNEQHSLSATGAFHATLNRSALAWARRP, from the coding sequence TTGCGTTCGGGGCTCGGTCCGACGCCGGGCGGTCGGGTTCTGGACCTGGGGTGCGGCGCCGGGCACGAGCTGGTGCAGCTGGAGCTCGACGGCATGCGCGCGTACGGCGTGGATGCCAGCGCCACGATGCTGGCCGCGAGCCGAGTCCGCCTGCGGTCCATGGGGCACCCGGTGAGGCTGGTCCGTGCTGACGCCCAGCGCCTGCCCTTCACCGACGGGTGGTTCGACGGCTGCCGGATCGAACGCGTACTGCAGCACGTCGCCGACCCTGCGGCCGTACTGGCCGAGGTTCATCGGATACTGCGGCCCGGCGGGGTGATCGGAATCCTCGAGCCGGACTGGGCCTCCCTCACCCTGGCCTCTCGTGACGGTGAGGCGGCCCGGGCCGTGGCCGACCAGGTCGGAGGGCACATCCCCCACCGCGACATTGGAAGGCACCTGCGCAGACTCCTGGCCCACGCGGGCTTCGACGAGGTACACATCGAGGTCGAGCTCATGGTGTACAGCTCCGTCGAGGAACTGTCCCGCATCGTCTCCCTGGAGCACGTCACCAACCTGGCCCGCGCCGTCGGCCGAATCGGGCACTCCCGAGCCACCGCCCTCCTGAACGAGCAGCACTCGCTCTCGGCGACAGGAGCCTTCCACGCCACGCTCAATCGTTCCGCTCTCGCTTGGGCGCGGCGCCCTTGA
- a CDS encoding SDR family NAD(P)-dependent oxidoreductase, whose translation MDTNAHTATSANADAESTAMGRRSLLGGAAALGLGSVAFGTTAHATGAQSRSRTKAGRFQGKSVLITGGTSGIGRAAAKAFALEGAHVGFCGRRAELGRQVEREIRDAGGEATYIEADVRVDAQVRGFVDRVASRYGGIDVAFNNAGIGGGKLPHEMSVEEWDDVQATNARGVFLAIKYEIPHMLKAQRGVIICTSSSAAEQARPNSAAYTASKRAVQGIVKSAALAYGPKGIRLNALLPGTTDTPFVRPPGIPDADWAKYKQAWGPLNVDGLERMAEAEEIARAVLGLASDDFPYMTGASITVDGGSTAGRKLIQPSRT comes from the coding sequence ATGGATACCAATGCGCATACGGCCACGAGTGCCAACGCGGACGCAGAGTCCACAGCCATGGGGCGACGGTCCCTCCTCGGTGGTGCGGCCGCTCTGGGGCTGGGGAGCGTGGCCTTCGGCACCACCGCCCACGCGACCGGCGCCCAGTCGAGGTCCCGTACCAAGGCCGGCCGCTTCCAGGGAAAGTCCGTGCTCATCACGGGTGGCACATCCGGCATAGGCAGGGCGGCGGCGAAGGCGTTCGCCCTTGAGGGCGCCCATGTCGGATTCTGTGGCAGACGAGCCGAGTTGGGGCGCCAGGTGGAACGCGAGATCCGGGACGCGGGCGGCGAAGCCACGTACATCGAGGCCGATGTCCGCGTGGACGCCCAGGTTCGCGGCTTCGTGGACCGAGTCGCGAGCCGTTACGGCGGCATCGACGTCGCCTTCAACAACGCCGGCATCGGCGGCGGCAAACTGCCCCATGAGATGAGCGTCGAGGAGTGGGACGACGTCCAGGCCACCAACGCCCGGGGAGTGTTCCTCGCGATCAAGTACGAGATTCCGCACATGCTCAAGGCGCAGCGCGGCGTCATCATCTGCACCTCGTCATCAGCGGCCGAACAAGCGCGGCCGAACAGCGCCGCGTACACCGCGAGCAAGCGGGCGGTGCAGGGCATAGTGAAGTCCGCAGCCCTCGCGTACGGACCCAAGGGAATCAGGCTCAACGCCCTGCTGCCCGGCACCACCGACACCCCCTTCGTCCGCCCGCCGGGAATCCCGGACGCGGACTGGGCGAAGTACAAGCAGGCGTGGGGACCGCTCAACGTCGACGGTCTCGAACGGATGGCCGAAGCCGAGGAGATCGCGCGGGCGGTGCTCGGGCTCGCGTCCGACGACTTCCCCTACATGACGGGTGCGTCGATCACCGTGGACGGCGGAAGCACCGCGGGCCGGAAGCTGATCCAGCCGAGCCGTACGTGA